In Oncorhynchus nerka isolate Pitt River linkage group LG26, Oner_Uvic_2.0, whole genome shotgun sequence, one DNA window encodes the following:
- the LOC115109899 gene encoding nucleolar protein 12-like: MKNLKNWNKKEKGKHDKFKPGSKKREKCVVMFNDNERQDYLTGFHKRKVERRKAAVVEIQNKIKEEQKRVKEARHKEYLKLLQERKEALDEDDDDEEDELEDVITGTTESVQYDHPNHTVTVTTISDLDLTGASLFAPATNQVTEDGEDEVVEEQEKMGAMPKKSGNPILNKKICSLNASLHAHQTQRKGSRKGKQEGKGRGRPTDKKPGATDKKGRIEKNRVGRTSKKQRRRLTGKRVHHKD; this comes from the exons ATGAAAAACTTGAAGAACTGGAACAAAAAGGAAAAAGGGAAGCATGATAAATTTAAACCTGGATCTAAGAAAAGAGAAAAATGTGTGGTCATGTTCAACGATAACGAGCGACA GGATTATCTGACAGGATTCCACAAGagaaaggtggagaggaggaaagcAGCAGTGGTGGAAATCCAGAACAAGATAAAGGAGGAGCAGAAGAGAGTCAAAGAAGCG AGACACAAGGAGTATTTGAAGTTGCTGCAGGAAAGAAAAGAGGCTCTCG atgaggatgatgatgatgaagaagatGAATTGGAGGATGTGATAACGGGCACAACCGAGTCTGTACAGTACGATCACCCCAACCATACTGTTACCGTAACAACCATCAGTGACCTTGACCTCACAGGGGCCAGCCTCTTTGCACCAGCAACCAATCAG GTTACTGAGGATGGTGAGGATGAGGTGGTGGAGGAGCAGGAGAAAATGGGCGCTATGCCAAAGAAGTCTGGGAATCCCATCCTCAATAAAAA aatCTGCTCACTGAATGCCTCGCTCCACGCTCACCAGACGCAGCGGAAGGGAAGCAGGAAAGGGAAGCAGGAAGGCAAAGGACGAGGCCGGCCAACAGACAAGAAGCCAGGTGCCACAGACAAGAAAGGCAGAATTGAGAAGAACAGAGTTGGGAGGACCAGCAAGAAGCAAAGACGCAGACTGACTGGGAAGAGGGTACATCACAAGGACTGA
- the LOC115110501 gene encoding LOW QUALITY PROTEIN: sterol regulatory element-binding protein 2-like (The sequence of the model RefSeq protein was modified relative to this genomic sequence to represent the inferred CDS: inserted 2 bases in 1 codon): protein MDSNVSGEYISTMENMDPTLSELGDEFTLGDIDEMLQFVSNQVGDFPDLFEDQMASAGSLQNGAGATPRPPPQAPQTPQTTTTVYQNSNVTLTPTQTLAPQSLPLTPPQTPVQTFSSGQHHIRXPPLLQPRPQMQAIQPQPQQQPTIQVHSQSIPMQTHSFPVHTLVQTHNQALPIQTQAQTVMITSSGGQSRFIQNPVICHQSPTTSFQVLQPQMQSIMTSPQVQPMTIQHQRLLQTGQTIQTLSTAPTVHTMQQQVQQVPLLVHQPQILKTENLVLTTLKPDGTQVLSTMQNPGITTLTHPIQTQTLQTLMGSNILTTVPVMMGGGDKLPIKQLSSGTSHCVGGNRQVMDHGMGMVMGPGGVMKEGERRTTHNIIEKRYRSSINDKILELRDLVMGGDAKMHKSGVLRKAIDYIKYLQQVNHKLRQENLALKMNSKNKSVVLSDDVEMKPEMLMMSPPASESGSGSPREFSPYCIDSEPGSPLLDHEQVKSEPGSPSSVGVMDRSRLLLCALTFFCLSLNPLPSLLGSEAQSSSALTSVHGASRTLFSLPSQTQNFATWLWCLLPWLTVWILSGVGAVWGCVRVLYLWEPVTPLHSPKSVSFWRQRKQADLHLNRGDYTAAVASLKTCLSVLTRALPTTSWDLLFSLSWNLIRYCLHHPTPLGWLVRQVGEKHKGEESKTSSRDAALVYHRLSQLQLTGKLPQSSGLWALSLSMSAVNLSESAQSKMAPTQQAHIYVTAATALRTVLGHHLSCLPGYFLSCAEGVASQSDSKPIPDCLHWLFTPLGRQFFLSCDWSVKSESREGVYTSQRDPADPIAQLHRCFCEKLLERAVHSLIQPHTDTEADKPKNDSGEFSSALEFLQLLNNCTEESSSPPFPAPPNHTTMPVADPVSRWWALVLKAAAHWLQGDDVAVRSLLAEAERMPRALHTLDHPLPKAVLLLCKAVQLSLSPLKGEGAVACLSHCDRASSYLRTSISVPLSAQSGNWLNKGVELLVCDLLLTLRTSLWQRGSGSNGEPGPAPSSQLAGFQRDLSSLRRLGQCYRQAQHKVFLHETTVRLMAGASPTRTHQLLEHSLRRRTNNPGYTTAEGDCVLGERERAHAILLACRHLPLPLLTPPGHRARLLAEAKRTLERVGDRRSLQDCQQILLRLSGGTTIAAS from the exons ATGGACAGTAACGTTAGTGGGGAGTACATCTCGACCATGGAAAATATGGATCCGACTTTGTCAGAACTAGGGGACGAATTTACACTGGGCGACATCGATG AGATGCTCCAGTTCGTCAGCAACCAGGTGGGGGACTTCCCCGACCTCTTTGAGGACCAGATGGCCTCTGCGGGCTCCCTACAGAACGGTGCTGGGGCCACCCCACGCCCACCCCCTCAAGCCCCACAGACACCCCAGACCACTACCACAGTTTACCAGAACAGCAACGTGACCCTGACCCCCACCCAAACACTGGCCCCCCAGTCCCTGCCCCTCACCCCACCACAGACCCCAGTCCAGACGTTCTCTTCAGGGCAGCATCATATCCG CCCTCCCCTGCTCCAGCCCCGGCCCCAGATGCAGGCcatccagccccagccccagcagcAACCCACCATCCAGGTCCACAGCCAGAGCATCCCCATGCAGACGCATAGCTTCCCTGTGCACACCCTGGTCCAGACCCACAACCAGGCTCTGCCCATCCAGACCCAGGCCCAGACGGTGATGATCACATCCAGTGGCGGCCAGTCCCGCTTTATCCAGAACCCTGTCATCTGCCACCAGAGTCCCACTACAAGCTTCCAAG TCCTCCAACCGCAGATGCAGAGCATAATGACATCACCACAGGTTCAACCCATGACCATCCAGCACCAGAGACTACTGCAGACGGGCCAGACCATCCAGACTCTCTCCACCGCGCCTACAGTCCACACCATGCAACAGCAGGTTCAACAGGTACCC CTTCTGGTCCACCAGCCTCAGATTCTGAAGACCGAGAATCTGGTTCTGACCACCCTGAAACCTGATGGGACACAGGTTCTGTCCACCATGCAGAACCCTGGGATCACCACCTTGACCCATCCTATCCAGACACAGACTCTACAG ACTCTGATGGGCAGTAACATCCTGACCACTGTGCCTGTCATGATGGGGGGCGGAGACAAGCTGCCCATCAAACAGCTGTCGTCAGGCACCTCCCACTGTGTAGGTGGGAACAGGCAGGTGATGGACCACGGGATGGGAATGGTGATGGGTCCAGGGGGGGTgatgaaggagggggagaggagaaccacCCACAACATCATTGAGAAGAGGTACCGCTCCTCCATCAATGACAAGATCCTGGAGCTGAGAGACCTGGTCATGGGCGGCGACGCCAAG ATGCACAAGTCAGGAGTGCTGAGGAAAGCCATCGACTACATCAAATACCTGCAGCAGGTCAACCACAAACTACGGCAGGAGAACCTGGCCCTCAAGATGAACAGCAAGAACA AGTCAGTGGTGCTGTCTGACGATGTGGAGATGAAACCAGAGATGCTGATGATGTCACCTCCAGCCTCAGAGTCTGGATCAGGATCTCCTCGTGAGTTCTCTCCATACTGCATCGACTCCGAGCCTGGCAGTCCCTTACTGGACCATGAGCAG GTGAAGAGTGAGCCTGGCTCACCCTCTTCCGTGGGAGTGATGGATcgctctcgtctcctcctctgcGCCCTCACCTTCTTCTGCCTCTCCCTCaaccccctgccctctctcctggGATCTGAGGCCCAGAGCAGCTCTGCCTTGACCTCTGTACACGGAGCCTCCAGGACACTGTTCTCATTACCCAGCCAGACCCAGAACTTTG CGACCTGGCTTTGGTGCCTGTTGCCATGGTTGACGGTGTGGATTTTGAGCGGTGTTGGGGCAGTGTGGGGCTGTGTTAGGGTCCTCTACCTCTGGGAGCCTGTCACCCCCCTCCACTCGCCCAAATCAGTCTCCTTCTGGAGGCAGCGTAAACAAGCAGACCTACATCTCAACAGA GGTGACTATACAGCAGCCGTGGCCAGTTTGAAAACCTGCCTGTCAGTCTTGACCAGAGCCCTGCCCACCACCAGTTGggacctcctcttctccctctcctggaACCTAATTCGCTACTGTCTGCATCACCCCACCCCTCTGGGCTGGCTGGTTCGCCAGGTTGGTGAGAAGCACAAGGGAGAGGAGTCCAAGACCAGCTCCCGGGACGCAGCTCTGGTCTACCATAGGCTGAGCCAGCTGCAACTCACAG ggaAGCTTCCCCAGAGCAGTGGCCTGtgggctctgtctctgtctatgagtGCCGTCAACCTCAGTGAGAGCGCCCAAAGCAAGATGGCCCCCACCCAGCAGGCCCATATCTATGTCACCGCGGCAACAGCTTTGCGCACTGTACTGGGCCACCACCTCTCCTGCCTGCCT GGTTACTTTTTGAGCTGTGCTGAGGGTGTGGCCAGCCAATCAGACTCCAAGCCCATCCCTGACTGTCTGCACTGGCTCTTCACCCCATTGGGCAGGCAGTTCTTCCTCAGCTGTGATTGGTCTGTGAAGTCCGAGAGCAGAGAGGGCGTGTACACTTCCCAGAGAGACCCAG CTGACCCCATCGCCCAGCTGCATCGTTGTTTCTGTGAGAAGCTGCTGGAGAGAGCTGTGCACTCCCTCATCCAGCCCCACACTGACACGGAGGCAGACAAGCCCAAGAACGACTCTGG ggagtTCTCCAGTGCCTTGGAGTTTCTCCAGCTATTGAACAACTGCACAGAGGagtcctcctcacctcccttccCAGCCCCACCTAATCACACCACCATGCCAG TGGCAGACCCAGTGAGTCGCTGGTGGGCATTGGTCCTAAAGGCTGCTGCCCATTGGCTGCAAGGAGATGATGTCGCTGTGAGGTCGCTGCTGGCAGAGGCAGAGCGCATGCCCAGAGCTCTCCATACCCTCGA TCATCCATTGCCCaaggctgtgctgctgctgtgtAAGGCGGTGCAGCTGAGCCTGTCTCCTCTGAAGGGAGAGGGGGCGGTGGCCTGTCTGTCTCACTGCGACAGGGCCAGCAGCTACCTGCGCACCAGCATCTCTGTTCCCCTGTCCGCCCAGTCTGGCAACTGGCTCAACAAG GGGGTGGAGCTCCTGGTCTGTGACCTCTTGCTGACCCTCAGGACCAGCCTATGGCAAAGAGGAAGCGGCAGCAATGGGGAGCCAGGCCCCGCCCCTAGCTCCCAATTGGCGGGATTCCAGCGGGACCTGAGTTCGTTGCGAAGGCTGGGCCAATGTTACAGACAGGCACAACACAAG GTGTTCCTGCATGAGACCACAGTGAGGCTGATGGCTGGAGCCAGTCCCACCCGTACACACCAGCTACTGGAGCACAGCCTCCGACGCAGGACCAACAACCCTGGGTACACCACGG CAGAGGGTGACTGTGTTCTGGGTGAGCGTGAAAGGGCTCATGCCATCCTGCTGGCGTGCCGCCACCTACCCTTACCCCTGCTGACCCCACCAGGGCACCGCGCCCGCCTGCTGGCCGAGGCCAAGCGCACCCTTGAGCGTGTGGGCGACCGCCGCTCCCTACAGGACTGCCAGCAGATCCTGCTCCGCCTCAGCGGGGGCACCACCATCGCGGCCTCCTGA